In Micromonospora purpureochromogenes, a single window of DNA contains:
- a CDS encoding flagellar basal body-associated FliL family protein, with protein sequence MSQPPSDPYYSQPGSGAPYGSYPPPQQPGGYPAPQQPGGYPAPQQPGGYPAPQQPGGYPPPQQQSGGYPPPQQPGAFPGQGGQPYGDPSLPPAKKKSNVGKIVLISLAVVLVLCLGGAAIAFFAVKDEVKETVDATKTRVVAPATLAGRAKSTDPALLNGAKQLETELKKSLPDATSTVGGFYGSAAKKNLVMIAAASGLNTNPTKTLDDTIKGAGQSDVQLGEMKKVDAGPLGGEAKCGDAEAANVPLGVCVWSDKGSLGMIIVYFKSGDEAAAELPTMRGQIEQKS encoded by the coding sequence ATGTCGCAGCCGCCGTCCGATCCCTATTATTCGCAGCCGGGAAGCGGCGCGCCCTACGGCTCGTACCCGCCGCCGCAGCAGCCGGGCGGTTACCCGGCACCGCAGCAGCCCGGCGGTTACCCGGCACCGCAGCAGCCCGGCGGTTACCCGGCACCGCAGCAGCCCGGCGGCTATCCCCCGCCGCAGCAGCAGTCCGGGGGCTACCCGCCGCCGCAGCAGCCGGGCGCCTTCCCGGGCCAGGGCGGCCAGCCGTACGGCGACCCGAGCCTGCCGCCGGCCAAGAAGAAGTCCAACGTCGGCAAGATCGTGCTGATCTCGCTCGCCGTGGTGCTGGTGCTCTGCCTGGGCGGCGCCGCGATCGCGTTCTTCGCGGTCAAGGACGAGGTCAAGGAGACCGTCGACGCCACCAAGACCCGGGTGGTCGCCCCGGCGACGCTCGCCGGTCGGGCCAAGTCGACCGACCCGGCCCTGCTCAACGGCGCCAAGCAGCTCGAGACGGAGCTGAAGAAGTCCCTGCCGGACGCCACCAGCACGGTCGGCGGGTTCTACGGCTCGGCGGCCAAGAAGAACCTGGTGATGATCGCCGCCGCCTCCGGCCTGAACACCAACCCGACCAAGACGCTGGACGACACCATCAAGGGCGCGGGCCAGAGCGACGTGCAGCTCGGCGAGATGAAGAAGGTCGACGCCGGGCCGCTGGGCGGGGAGGCCAAGTGCGGCGACGCCGAGGCCGCCAACGTGCCGCTCGGTGTCTGCGTGTGGAGCGACAAGGGCAGCCTGGGCATGATCATCGTCTACTTCAAGTCGGGTGACGAGGCCGCCGCCGAACTGCCCACCATGCGCGGGCAGATCGAGCAGAAGTCCTGA
- a CDS encoding VOC family protein yields MSARIHNIGIDCRDTYALAGFWAQVFECPRQPDDFPGDLEAMLLPPGGPEVLFLAVPDEKVVKNRLHLDLEPTDRTRDEEVQRLLGIGAVQVADQRRPDGSGWMVLADPEGNEFCVLRSAAERAATAG; encoded by the coding sequence GTGAGTGCACGGATCCACAACATCGGCATCGACTGCCGCGACACGTACGCCCTGGCCGGATTCTGGGCCCAGGTCTTCGAGTGCCCCCGCCAGCCGGACGACTTCCCCGGCGACCTGGAGGCGATGCTGCTGCCGCCGGGCGGGCCGGAGGTGCTCTTCCTGGCCGTGCCGGACGAGAAGGTGGTGAAGAACCGCCTGCACCTCGACCTCGAGCCCACCGACCGGACCCGGGACGAGGAGGTGCAGCGCCTGCTCGGCATCGGCGCGGTCCAGGTCGCCGACCAGCGCCGGCCGGACGGCTCCGGCTGGATGGTGCTGGCCGACCCGGAAGGTAACGAGTTCTGCGTGCTGCGCAGCGCCGCCGAGCGGGCCGCCACGGCCGGCTGA
- a CDS encoding AEC family transporter gives MLAAFVPIWVLTGLGWVTGRRRLLGGEAERVLGGFVFHLAMPAALFTALSRTRLDVRLPALGAFAASTAATMALAFVLCAVARRRGGGAATIGAMAAGYVNSANLGIPVALQVLGDATFLTGVLLFQVLVVTPAVLVLLDRSAGRAWRPGRLLTLPLRNPVIAGPALGALCAALHWRPPDLIGAPLALLGAAAVPTALVTLGLSLTAGSRAAAPPTGDRPVPHAGPPVGTGPHAAGPPAAGGAAATSVAVRAVPAVDGAPGLTDGEFTAGVPATRGGGGKMEVALLSGLKLLVQPVIAWSVGRLVGVTGTDLLALVVCAALPTAQNTYIFAREYGRAEVVARETVVVTTACAMGTLALIGALLG, from the coding sequence GTGCTCGCCGCCTTCGTACCCATCTGGGTGCTCACCGGGCTCGGCTGGGTGACCGGACGACGCCGGCTGCTGGGCGGTGAGGCCGAGCGGGTGCTCGGCGGCTTCGTCTTCCACCTGGCGATGCCCGCCGCGCTGTTCACCGCGCTGTCCCGCACCCGGCTGGACGTGCGCCTGCCCGCACTCGGCGCCTTCGCGGCGAGCACCGCCGCCACCATGGCGCTGGCGTTCGTCCTCTGCGCGGTGGCTCGCCGCCGTGGGGGCGGCGCGGCGACGATCGGGGCGATGGCGGCCGGCTACGTCAACTCGGCGAACCTGGGCATCCCGGTGGCGCTGCAGGTGCTGGGCGACGCCACCTTCCTCACCGGGGTGCTGCTCTTCCAGGTGCTGGTGGTCACCCCGGCGGTGCTGGTCCTGCTGGACCGGTCCGCCGGGCGGGCGTGGCGGCCCGGGCGGCTGCTGACCCTGCCGCTGCGCAACCCGGTGATCGCGGGGCCGGCCCTCGGCGCGCTCTGCGCGGCCCTGCACTGGCGGCCGCCGGACCTGATCGGCGCTCCGCTCGCCCTGCTCGGCGCCGCGGCCGTGCCGACCGCGCTGGTCACACTCGGCCTCTCGCTCACCGCCGGCTCGCGCGCCGCCGCGCCGCCCACCGGCGACCGGCCGGTTCCCCACGCCGGACCGCCCGTCGGCACCGGACCGCACGCGGCCGGCCCCCCGGCCGCCGGCGGTGCCGCCGCCACCAGCGTGGCAGTCCGTGCGGTGCCGGCGGTCGACGGCGCGCCAGGCCTCACCGACGGCGAGTTCACCGCGGGCGTCCCGGCGACCCGCGGGGGCGGCGGGAAAATGGAGGTGGCCCTGCTGTCCGGCCTGAAGCTGCTGGTCCAACCGGTGATCGCCTGGTCGGTCGGGCGGCTCGTCGGGGTCACCGGCACGGATCTGCTGGCGCTGGTGGTCTGCGCCGCGCTGCCCACCGCCCAGAACACCTACATCTTCGCCCGCGAGTACGGGCGGGCCGAGGTGGTGGCCCGGGAGACGGTGGTGGTGACCACCGCGTGCGCGATGGGGACGCTGGCACTGATCGGCGCGCTGCTGGGCTGA
- a CDS encoding sensor histidine kinase, whose protein sequence is MTRRLRPTLRLRLTLLNGVLLVGAGAVLVVLAWLLVRDALRPSDELRPGTTVLLADGRSLDAADWQRQLVDAASQELLLKGLVALLAISVVGVAGAYLVAGRALRPLHQVTATAQRLGEATLDQRIGWSGADDEVAELARTFDAMLDRIAAAFESQKRFVANASHELRTPLAVMRTEIDVTLSDDEADIAEYRRMATVVRDASERANGLVDALLVLARSEAQTGRRLARRTECDLATGTGNALSAMAREVERIGLRVQTSLRPAPVVGDPGLLDRLAGNLIENAVRYNHLHGRLWVRTDTDGRTSRLVVGNTGFEVDQADVPGLFEPFRRGGRERTGARGSGLGLSIVRAVCDAHGGTVTVLARSGGGLEVTVALPAADVECPTTPARSGGAAPAGRSEPHRRR, encoded by the coding sequence GTGACCCGGCGGCTGCGTCCGACCCTGCGGTTGCGGCTGACCCTGCTCAACGGGGTGCTGCTGGTCGGCGCCGGGGCGGTCCTGGTGGTGCTGGCCTGGCTGCTGGTCCGCGACGCGCTGCGCCCGAGCGACGAGCTGCGGCCGGGCACCACCGTGCTGCTGGCCGACGGCCGGTCGCTGGACGCCGCCGACTGGCAGCGCCAGCTGGTCGACGCCGCCTCGCAGGAGCTGCTGCTGAAGGGGCTCGTCGCGCTGCTGGCGATCAGCGTGGTCGGGGTGGCCGGGGCGTACCTGGTGGCCGGCCGCGCGCTGCGCCCGTTGCACCAGGTCACCGCCACCGCGCAGCGGCTCGGCGAGGCCACCCTCGACCAGCGGATCGGCTGGTCCGGGGCGGACGACGAGGTGGCCGAGCTGGCGCGCACCTTCGACGCGATGCTCGACCGGATCGCCGCCGCGTTCGAGTCGCAGAAACGCTTCGTGGCCAACGCCTCGCACGAGCTGCGCACGCCGCTGGCCGTGATGCGTACCGAGATCGACGTGACGCTCAGCGACGACGAGGCCGACATCGCCGAGTACCGCCGGATGGCCACCGTGGTGCGCGACGCCTCGGAGCGGGCCAACGGGCTGGTGGACGCGCTGCTGGTGCTGGCCCGCAGCGAGGCGCAGACCGGCCGCCGGCTGGCTCGGCGTACCGAGTGCGACCTGGCCACCGGCACCGGCAACGCGCTGTCCGCGATGGCCCGGGAGGTGGAGCGGATCGGGCTGCGCGTGCAGACCTCGCTCCGGCCGGCCCCGGTGGTCGGCGATCCCGGGCTGCTGGACCGGCTGGCCGGCAACCTGATCGAGAACGCGGTCCGCTACAACCACCTGCACGGGCGGCTCTGGGTGCGTACCGACACCGACGGGCGGACGTCCCGGCTGGTGGTGGGGAACACCGGGTTCGAGGTGGACCAGGCCGACGTGCCGGGGTTGTTCGAGCCGTTCCGGCGGGGCGGGCGGGAACGGACCGGGGCGCGCGGCTCCGGGCTGGGGCTCTCCATCGTCCGGGCGGTCTGCGACGCGCACGGCGGCACCGTGACGGTACTCGCCCGCTCCGGTGGCGGCCTGGAGGTGACCGTCGCGCTGCCGGCCGCCGACGTCGAGTGCCCCACGACCCCGGCCCGCTCCGGCGGTGCCGCGCCGGCCGGCCGGTCGGAGCCGCACCGGAGGCGGTGA
- a CDS encoding response regulator transcription factor, translating to MRVLVVEDERNLADAIARGLRKRGMAVDVAYDGDTGHEAAFVTRYDVVVLDRDLPGVHGDQICADLAASGTLTRVLMLTASDSVADRVEGLGLGADDYLPKPFAFDELVARVQALGRRATPAAPPVLEVGDVVIDPARRVVTRGGAPVDLTNKEFGVLCELVKARGAVVSSEELLERVWDANTDPFTTIVRVTVMTLRKKLGDPPLIETVVGAGYRTAEVSA from the coding sequence ATGCGGGTGCTGGTGGTCGAGGACGAGCGGAATCTCGCCGACGCGATCGCGCGCGGGCTGCGCAAGCGCGGCATGGCGGTCGACGTGGCGTACGACGGCGACACCGGCCACGAGGCCGCCTTCGTCACCCGGTACGACGTGGTGGTCCTCGACCGGGACCTGCCCGGCGTGCACGGCGACCAGATCTGCGCCGACCTGGCCGCCTCCGGCACCCTGACCCGGGTGCTGATGCTGACCGCCAGCGACAGCGTCGCCGACCGGGTGGAGGGGCTCGGCCTCGGCGCCGACGACTACCTGCCCAAGCCGTTCGCCTTCGACGAACTGGTCGCCCGGGTGCAGGCGCTCGGCCGGCGGGCCACCCCGGCCGCCCCGCCGGTGCTGGAGGTCGGCGACGTGGTGATCGATCCGGCCCGCCGGGTGGTCACCCGGGGCGGGGCGCCGGTCGACCTGACCAACAAGGAGTTCGGCGTGCTCTGCGAGCTGGTCAAGGCGCGCGGCGCGGTGGTCTCCAGCGAGGAGCTGCTGGAACGGGTCTGGGACGCCAACACCGACCCGTTCACCACCATCGTCCGGGTCACCGTGATGACCCTGCGCAAGAAGCTCGGCGACCCGCCACTGATCGAGACGGTCGTCGGCGCCGGCTACCGCACGGCCGAGGTGAGCGCGTGA
- a CDS encoding peptidase C39 family protein translates to MTATATGRDLAYRGFRLAVDARLGTGVGVGSHAGGLELTDPVDRRTHDGATYEVGTWTSPPVPAGFAVAEVVPSWTARTPPGCWVEVQLRGWHADAPTTGWYTLARWAEGEEPVRRTSAPGQRDPDARVETDTLVVGEATVTGWQVRVTLLRPVGATTGPVLRTVGAVASGPTTDPADQPAVAVSGARGVVLAVPRYSQRRHAGGESRWGGGGDSWCSPTCMSMVLAFWGAGPPPARYAWVEPPGPRPVVVHAARHCYDHAYAGAGNWAFNTAYAGLHEVEAFVTRLRSLAEAEAFVAAGVPLVVSAAFRAGQVPGLNYDTRGHLMVLVGFTEAGDPVLNDPYAPDDESVRRIVDRARFEAAWQDGSGGATYVVHPASVPLPAPPAQPNW, encoded by the coding sequence GTGACCGCGACAGCGACCGGGCGGGACCTCGCCTACCGGGGCTTCCGCCTCGCCGTCGACGCCCGCCTCGGCACCGGCGTCGGCGTCGGGTCGCACGCCGGCGGGCTGGAGCTGACCGACCCGGTCGACCGGCGCACGCACGACGGCGCGACGTACGAGGTGGGGACCTGGACCTCTCCCCCGGTGCCGGCCGGCTTCGCCGTCGCGGAGGTGGTGCCGTCCTGGACGGCCCGGACGCCGCCGGGCTGCTGGGTCGAGGTGCAGCTGCGCGGCTGGCACGCCGACGCGCCGACCACCGGCTGGTACACGCTGGCCCGCTGGGCGGAGGGCGAGGAACCGGTACGCCGCACCTCGGCGCCGGGGCAGCGGGACCCCGACGCCCGGGTGGAGACCGACACGCTGGTGGTCGGCGAGGCCACGGTGACCGGCTGGCAGGTCCGGGTGACCCTGCTGCGCCCGGTGGGCGCGACGACCGGACCGGTGCTGCGCACGGTCGGCGCGGTCGCCTCCGGCCCGACGACCGACCCCGCCGACCAGCCCGCGGTGGCTGTGTCGGGCGCGCGGGGCGTCGTGCTGGCCGTGCCCCGCTACTCGCAGCGCCGGCACGCCGGGGGCGAGTCGCGCTGGGGCGGTGGCGGGGACTCCTGGTGCAGCCCCACCTGCATGTCGATGGTGCTGGCCTTCTGGGGCGCCGGGCCGCCGCCCGCGCGGTACGCCTGGGTCGAGCCGCCCGGCCCCCGCCCGGTCGTGGTGCACGCCGCCCGGCACTGCTACGACCACGCGTACGCCGGGGCCGGCAACTGGGCGTTCAACACCGCGTACGCCGGGCTGCACGAGGTGGAGGCGTTCGTCACCCGGCTGCGCTCGCTGGCCGAGGCGGAGGCGTTCGTGGCCGCCGGCGTGCCGCTGGTGGTCTCCGCGGCCTTCCGCGCCGGCCAGGTGCCCGGGCTGAACTACGACACCCGGGGGCACCTGATGGTGCTGGTCGGCTTCACCGAGGCCGGCGACCCGGTGCTCAACGACCCGTACGCCCCGGACGACGAGTCGGTGCGCCGGATCGTGGACCGGGCGCGCTTCGAGGCGGCCTGGCAGGACGGCAGCGGCGGGGCGACGTACGTGGTGCACCCGGCGTCGGTGCCGCTGCCCGCGCCGCCCGCCCAGCCGAACTGGTGA
- a CDS encoding outer membrane protein assembly factor BamB family protein, producing MALIDLGDVREESAPEPPRRPPRTVGRPARVAATLVLTLVSLAAAAPVAAATSFTVPARSSTTAFLQDDRLFLLEPADAPAGRGGQLTAYAVPAAGDGPLAPLWRTPLPAAGTDGAVFVHRDVVLVTGGSLDGPRRAFAFDLDTGRLRWERPGHLAPAGDALLALENGSAEPGRVSSVDPATGRVGWSVATPAEATTYRVRPDGVDRIVASPSSGQVEVWDARTGARLRSADIHPGELPVYQRSQSVDELLLVLRDSAALVTAYGLDELDRRWEIRLGLVAYFAACGPLLCAYGQTGGMWALDRTTGNVRWRATRWHETLIEREGRMLVRGPGSGAQDSFAVLDTATGRTVADLGTWQVSGRYPAEDRPIGVRPADGDRLFVAELDVAGGRTRVLDVLAGVTGDCQADARLLLCRRSGGGFGIWRLDR from the coding sequence GTGGCGCTCATCGATCTGGGTGACGTCCGCGAGGAGTCGGCGCCGGAACCGCCGCGACGTCCGCCGCGCACGGTCGGGCGGCCGGCGCGGGTGGCGGCGACCCTCGTGCTCACCCTGGTCTCGCTGGCCGCAGCGGCCCCGGTGGCGGCGGCGACCAGCTTCACCGTCCCGGCCCGGTCCAGCACGACCGCCTTCCTGCAGGACGACCGGCTGTTCCTGCTGGAGCCGGCGGACGCGCCCGCCGGCCGGGGCGGGCAGTTGACCGCGTACGCCGTGCCGGCGGCGGGCGACGGTCCACTCGCGCCGCTGTGGCGTACGCCGCTGCCGGCCGCCGGCACCGACGGTGCGGTCTTCGTCCATCGGGACGTGGTGCTGGTCACCGGCGGCTCGTTGGACGGGCCGCGCCGCGCCTTCGCGTTCGACCTGGACACCGGGCGGCTCCGGTGGGAGCGGCCGGGCCACCTCGCACCGGCCGGGGACGCGCTGCTGGCGCTGGAGAACGGGAGTGCGGAGCCGGGGCGGGTCAGCTCCGTCGACCCGGCCACCGGGCGGGTCGGCTGGTCGGTGGCGACCCCGGCGGAGGCCACCACCTACCGGGTCCGGCCCGACGGCGTCGACCGGATCGTGGCCAGCCCGTCGTCCGGGCAGGTCGAGGTCTGGGACGCCCGCACCGGGGCGCGGCTGCGCAGCGCTGACATCCACCCCGGCGAACTCCCCGTCTACCAGCGGAGCCAGTCGGTCGACGAGCTGCTGCTGGTGCTCCGGGACAGCGCCGCCCTGGTGACGGCGTACGGCCTGGACGAGCTGGACCGGCGCTGGGAGATCCGGCTGGGACTGGTCGCCTACTTCGCCGCCTGCGGGCCGCTGCTCTGCGCGTACGGGCAGACCGGCGGGATGTGGGCGCTGGACCGGACCACCGGCAACGTCCGGTGGCGTGCCACCCGCTGGCACGAGACGCTCATCGAGCGGGAGGGCCGGATGCTGGTCCGGGGCCCGGGCAGCGGCGCGCAGGACTCCTTCGCGGTCCTCGACACGGCCACCGGGCGGACCGTTGCCGACCTGGGCACCTGGCAGGTGTCCGGCCGGTATCCGGCCGAGGACCGGCCGATCGGGGTACGGCCCGCCGACGGCGACCGGCTGTTCGTCGCCGAACTGGACGTCGCCGGCGGCCGGACCCGGGTCCTCGACGTGCTCGCCGGGGTGACCGGCGACTGCCAGGCCGACGCGCGACTGCTGCTGTGTCGCCGCAGCGGCGGTGGCTTCGGCATCTGGCGGCTGGACCGATGA
- a CDS encoding glycosyltransferase family protein, translating to MPATADGDGVAAPARRWRWTARRKDLAVYGIFLLVALWVTSQLWVDPAGRVASLYSGDPAQVQFFLAHSVRVVLHGEFPFFTDQLNYPDGVNLMANTAVLALGIPMVPVTLLFGPAVSFVVLVTLGLAGTAAAWYHVFSRHLVRRRLAAAVGAWFCGFSPAMLSHANWHPNIISQFLLPFIVWRVMVLTRSTRPVRDGALLALLVTAQAFINEEILLFTALACGVFLTAMVVQRPALWSVALRPLAKGLPVCAVLAGALLAYPLYIQFAGPMAYHGLSDAVRDYGNDIAAFFAPGSPTFGGNERANVNLAPNYSEENAFFGWSLSLLAVGIVIWLRREVLVRALAATGFFFAVLSLGERVSWWDRDLFTGPWDLLVRLPLLDAVVPTRFALITSVVIGMLLALAVQRAWTLRGIEWRHAKTVTVGALVLALLPIVPMPLKVTSRPPVPTFITADRWRHYVGPDQTLVPVPVPSMGNTHAMRWAADTNLDFKIPGGYFLAPRNGNTGDPGRFGGRPSGIGELLDEVATTGRTTKLNDRQRRRCLDELRHWNAAVLVLPVRQQHAEPLRRTVEQLVGPAKRELDVWVWDVRPLTARTA from the coding sequence CTGCCGGCGACGGCGGACGGCGACGGTGTGGCGGCGCCCGCGCGGCGCTGGCGCTGGACGGCCCGACGCAAGGACCTCGCCGTCTACGGGATCTTCCTGCTCGTCGCGCTCTGGGTGACCAGCCAGCTCTGGGTCGACCCGGCCGGCCGGGTCGCCTCGCTCTACAGCGGCGACCCCGCCCAGGTGCAGTTCTTCCTCGCCCACTCGGTACGCGTGGTGCTGCACGGCGAGTTCCCGTTCTTCACCGACCAGCTCAACTACCCCGACGGCGTCAACCTGATGGCCAACACGGCCGTGCTGGCGCTGGGCATCCCGATGGTGCCGGTCACCCTGCTCTTCGGACCGGCCGTGTCCTTCGTGGTGCTGGTCACCCTGGGCCTCGCCGGCACCGCCGCCGCCTGGTACCACGTGTTCTCCCGGCACCTGGTCCGGCGGCGGCTGGCCGCCGCCGTGGGCGCCTGGTTCTGCGGGTTCTCACCGGCGATGCTGTCGCACGCCAACTGGCACCCGAACATCATCTCGCAGTTCCTGCTGCCGTTCATCGTCTGGCGGGTGATGGTGCTGACCCGCTCCACCCGGCCGGTGCGCGACGGCGCGCTGCTGGCGCTGCTGGTCACCGCGCAGGCGTTCATCAACGAGGAGATCCTGCTCTTCACCGCGCTGGCCTGCGGCGTCTTCCTGACCGCGATGGTGGTGCAGCGCCCGGCGCTGTGGTCGGTGGCCTTGCGCCCGCTGGCCAAGGGGCTGCCGGTGTGCGCGGTGCTGGCCGGGGCGCTGCTGGCGTACCCGCTTTATATCCAGTTCGCCGGGCCGATGGCGTACCACGGGCTCAGCGACGCCGTCCGCGACTACGGCAACGACATCGCCGCCTTCTTCGCCCCCGGCTCGCCGACCTTCGGCGGCAACGAGCGGGCGAACGTCAACCTGGCCCCGAACTACTCCGAGGAGAACGCCTTCTTCGGCTGGAGCCTGTCGCTGCTCGCCGTCGGCATCGTGATCTGGCTGCGCCGCGAGGTGCTGGTCCGGGCGCTCGCCGCGACCGGGTTCTTCTTCGCCGTGCTCTCGCTCGGCGAGCGGGTGTCCTGGTGGGACCGGGACCTCTTCACCGGCCCGTGGGACCTGCTGGTCCGACTGCCGCTGCTCGACGCGGTGGTGCCGACCCGGTTCGCCCTGATCACCAGCGTGGTGATCGGCATGCTGCTGGCGCTGGCCGTGCAGCGGGCGTGGACGCTGCGCGGCATCGAGTGGCGGCACGCCAAGACCGTCACCGTCGGCGCCCTGGTGCTCGCGCTGCTGCCGATCGTGCCGATGCCGTTGAAGGTGACCTCCCGCCCGCCCGTGCCGACCTTCATCACCGCCGACCGCTGGCGGCATTACGTCGGCCCGGACCAGACGCTGGTGCCGGTGCCCGTGCCGAGCATGGGCAACACGCACGCGATGCGGTGGGCGGCCGACACCAACCTCGACTTCAAGATTCCCGGCGGCTACTTCCTCGCCCCGCGCAACGGCAACACCGGCGACCCGGGTCGCTTCGGCGGCCGGCCCAGCGGCATCGGCGAGCTGCTCGACGAGGTCGCCACCACCGGGCGTACGACCAAGCTGAACGACCGGCAGCGCCGCCGCTGCCTCGACGAGCTGCGGCACTGGAATGCGGCGGTCCTGGTGCTGCCGGTACGCCAGCAGCACGCCGAGCCGCTGCGGCGCACCGTCGAGCAGCTGGTCGGCCCGGCGAAGCGGGAGCTGGACGTCTGGGTCTGGGACGTCCGGCCGCTGACCGCCCGTACCGCCTGA
- the dxs gene encoding 1-deoxy-D-xylulose-5-phosphate synthase, whose protein sequence is MSVEEGTANHGRLLGAVRGPQDVKRMTAEQLDILAAEIRDFLIAKVSRTGGHVGPNLGVVELTLAMHRVFDSPRDRLLFDTGHQSYVHKILTGRQDGFDKLRQRGGLSGYPSRAESEHDLIENSHASTALSYADGLAKAYALRGEQRSVVAVVGDGALTGGMCWEALNNIATAGNPLVIVVNDNGRSYSPTIGGLADHLSSLRLNPGYEKVLDTVKDALGSTPLVGKPMYEVLHAVKKGIKDAVAPQAMFEDLGIKYVGPVDGHDIAAVESSLRAAKNFGGPVIVHAVTRKGYGYRPAEEDEADCLHGPSAFDAETGKLLAAPSVKWTQVFADELVAIADERPDVVGITAAMAEPTGIATLARKHPERVYDVGIAEQHAATSAAGLAMGGLHPVVAVYATFLNRAFDQVLLDVAMHKLPVTFVLDRAGITGPDGPSHYGIWDMSVFGVVPGLRIAAPRDSASLREELREAVAVDDGPTIVRFPTGTVAADLPAVRRIGTVDVLAESARTDVLLVAVGSFGQLGMEVAARLAEQGYGVTVVDPRWVRPVPAELVELAAGHRLVVTVEDGVRVGGVGDALAQSMRDADVRVPLRDLGVPAGWHPHGTRAQILSDLGLTAQDVARNVIGWISGLDAEPVEPVRLRASEASPN, encoded by the coding sequence ATGAGTGTTGAAGAGGGCACGGCCAACCACGGTCGGCTGCTGGGCGCCGTCCGCGGTCCGCAGGACGTCAAGCGGATGACCGCCGAGCAGCTGGACATCCTCGCCGCCGAGATCCGTGACTTCCTGATCGCCAAGGTCTCCCGCACCGGCGGGCACGTCGGCCCCAACCTGGGCGTGGTGGAGCTCACCCTGGCGATGCACCGGGTTTTCGACTCTCCCCGCGACCGGCTCCTGTTCGACACCGGCCACCAGTCGTACGTGCACAAGATCCTCACCGGGCGGCAGGACGGCTTCGACAAGCTGCGCCAGCGCGGTGGGCTCTCCGGCTACCCCAGCCGGGCCGAGAGCGAGCACGACCTGATCGAGAACTCGCACGCCTCCACCGCCCTGTCGTACGCCGACGGGCTGGCCAAGGCGTACGCCCTGCGCGGCGAGCAGCGCAGCGTGGTCGCTGTCGTCGGTGACGGCGCGCTCACCGGCGGCATGTGCTGGGAGGCGCTGAACAACATCGCCACCGCCGGCAACCCCCTCGTCATCGTGGTCAACGACAACGGCCGGTCGTACTCGCCGACCATCGGCGGCCTCGCCGACCACCTCTCCTCGCTGCGGCTCAACCCCGGCTACGAGAAGGTCCTCGACACCGTCAAGGACGCCCTCGGCTCCACGCCGCTGGTCGGCAAGCCGATGTACGAGGTGCTGCACGCGGTCAAGAAGGGCATCAAGGACGCGGTGGCCCCGCAGGCGATGTTCGAGGACCTCGGCATCAAGTACGTCGGCCCGGTCGACGGGCACGACATCGCCGCCGTCGAGTCGTCGCTGCGCGCCGCGAAGAACTTCGGCGGCCCGGTGATCGTGCACGCGGTCACCCGCAAGGGCTACGGCTACCGCCCCGCCGAGGAGGACGAGGCGGACTGCCTGCACGGCCCGAGCGCCTTCGACGCCGAGACCGGCAAGCTGCTCGCCGCCCCCTCGGTGAAGTGGACCCAGGTCTTCGCCGACGAGCTGGTGGCCATCGCCGACGAGCGCCCCGACGTGGTCGGCATCACCGCCGCCATGGCCGAGCCCACCGGCATCGCCACCCTGGCCCGCAAGCACCCCGAGCGGGTGTACGACGTCGGCATCGCTGAGCAGCACGCCGCCACCTCGGCCGCCGGCCTGGCGATGGGCGGCCTGCACCCGGTGGTGGCGGTCTACGCGACCTTCCTCAACCGCGCCTTCGACCAAGTCCTGCTGGACGTGGCCATGCACAAGCTGCCGGTGACCTTCGTGCTCGACCGGGCCGGCATCACCGGGCCGGACGGGCCGAGCCACTACGGCATCTGGGACATGTCGGTCTTCGGCGTGGTGCCCGGCCTGCGCATCGCCGCGCCCCGCGACTCCGCCAGCCTCCGCGAGGAGCTGCGGGAGGCCGTCGCCGTCGACGACGGCCCGACCATCGTCCGCTTCCCGACCGGCACCGTCGCCGCCGACCTGCCGGCCGTACGCCGGATCGGCACCGTCGACGTGCTGGCCGAGTCGGCGCGTACCGACGTGCTGCTGGTCGCGGTCGGCTCCTTCGGTCAGCTGGGCATGGAGGTCGCCGCCCGCCTCGCCGAGCAGGGCTACGGCGTGACCGTGGTCGACCCGCGCTGGGTCCGCCCGGTCCCGGCCGAGCTGGTCGAGCTGGCCGCCGGGCACCGGCTCGTGGTCACCGTCGAGGACGGCGTCCGGGTCGGCGGCGTCGGCGACGCGCTCGCCCAGTCGATGCGGGACGCCGACGTCCGGGTGCCGCTGCGCGACCTCGGCGTGCCGGCCGGCTGGCACCCGCACGGCACCCGCGCGCAGATCCTCAGCGACCTGGGGCTCACCGCGCAGGACGTGGCGCGCAACGTCATCGGCTGGATCTCGGGCCTGGACGCGGAGCCGGTCGAGCCGGTCCGGCTGCGGGCCAGCGAGGCCAGCCCCAACTGA